A single genomic interval of Bradyrhizobium sp. AZCC 1693 harbors:
- a CDS encoding crotonase/enoyl-CoA hydratase family protein: MSDAVLLEITDGIALVTLNRPDKLNALNYDLIDRLMAALDGIETDDGVRAVILTGAGDRAFSAGADIHEFSGSVRHGRDTAIRDFVRRGQAMTARLEAFRKPVIAAINGLAFGGGCEITEAVHLAIASERARFAKPEINLGMPPTFGGTQRLPRLAGRKRALELLLTGDPFSPQRALEIGLVNRVVPHDGLLPAARELAERIVRHSPLAIGSIITAVTRGLNMGIAEGLQVESEQFAALVPTSDLGEGINAWIERRRPSYSGH; this comes from the coding sequence ATGTCCGACGCCGTGCTGCTCGAAATCACTGACGGGATCGCGCTGGTCACGCTCAACCGTCCTGACAAGCTCAATGCGCTGAACTACGATCTGATCGACCGCCTGATGGCGGCGCTGGACGGGATCGAGACCGACGACGGCGTGCGCGCGGTGATCCTGACCGGCGCGGGTGACCGCGCGTTCTCCGCCGGCGCCGATATCCACGAATTCTCCGGCAGCGTCCGGCACGGTCGCGATACGGCCATCCGTGACTTCGTCCGGCGCGGCCAGGCGATGACCGCACGGCTCGAAGCCTTCAGGAAACCTGTCATCGCGGCAATCAACGGGCTGGCGTTCGGCGGTGGATGCGAGATCACCGAGGCCGTGCATCTGGCCATCGCCAGCGAGCGCGCGCGCTTCGCCAAGCCGGAGATCAATCTGGGCATGCCGCCGACCTTCGGCGGAACGCAGCGGCTGCCGCGCCTCGCCGGGCGCAAGCGCGCGCTGGAGCTGCTACTGACGGGCGATCCGTTCTCGCCGCAACGGGCGCTGGAGATCGGGCTGGTCAATCGGGTGGTGCCGCATGACGGGCTGCTGCCGGCCGCGCGCGAACTGGCCGAACGCATCGTGCGGCATTCGCCGCTCGCAATCGGCAGCATCATCACGGCGGTCACCCGCGGGCTGAACATGGGCATCGCCGAAGGGCTGCAGGTCGAGAGCGAGCAGTTCGCCGCGCTGGTGCCGACCAGCGATCTCGGCGAAGGCATCAATGCCTGGATCGAGCGCCGGCGGCCGAGCTATTCCGGCCATTGA
- a CDS encoding metal-dependent phosphohydrolase translates to MITIPELVAHALGSFLASDTRSRFGSSQARLAEYLPYAARLTLECIGNSDALYHNIEHTMLVTLAGHDILMGRTMLRTTTPDDYTNFILACLTHDIGYVRGIVQGDDGDSYVADLGGRTIRLPRGSSDAALAPYHVDRSKLFVFERLDATEEVDASRIARAIEYTRFPYVASSSNDELIEEEGLLLRAADLIGQLGDPNYLKKANALFYEFEEVGMNKTLGYETPADVVYKYPQFYWNNVAPQIQTAIRYLNVTSSGRQWIANLHSNVFRAEREMNLSGPQP, encoded by the coding sequence ATGATCACAATCCCGGAACTGGTGGCGCACGCCTTGGGGTCGTTTCTGGCTTCGGATACCAGGAGCAGGTTTGGCTCCTCCCAAGCCCGGCTGGCTGAATATCTCCCCTATGCAGCCAGGCTCACATTAGAGTGCATCGGCAACAGCGACGCCCTGTATCACAACATCGAACACACCATGCTCGTGACCCTTGCCGGCCACGACATCCTCATGGGCCGGACGATGCTGCGGACGACGACGCCGGACGATTACACCAATTTCATCCTGGCGTGCCTCACCCACGACATCGGATACGTTCGCGGAATTGTCCAGGGGGATGACGGGGACTCCTATGTCGCAGATCTCGGCGGCCGTACCATTCGCCTGCCACGCGGTTCATCCGATGCCGCGCTGGCGCCCTACCATGTGGACCGCTCGAAGCTGTTCGTCTTCGAGCGGCTCGACGCTACCGAAGAAGTTGATGCGAGCCGGATCGCCAGGGCAATCGAGTATACGCGATTTCCCTATGTTGCTTCATCGTCAAACGACGAGTTGATCGAAGAAGAGGGCCTGTTGCTGCGCGCGGCCGACCTCATCGGGCAACTCGGCGACCCCAACTACCTGAAGAAAGCGAATGCCCTGTTCTACGAATTTGAAGAAGTCGGCATGAACAAAACGCTCGGCTACGAGACGCCGGCAGACGTTGTTTACAAATATCCGCAGTTCTACTGGAACAACGTCGCTCCGCAGATCCAGACCGCGATACGCTATCTCAATGTCACGTCTAGCGGACGGCAATGGATCGCAAACCTGCACAGCAATGTTTTCCGGGCCGAGCGTGAAATGAACTTGTCCGGCCCGCAGCCGTGA
- a CDS encoding AraC family transcriptional regulator has translation MRIWWPGRRRLLIAFLLAMTAFVMVNAVSGLAAIPLRSLSFSYAFSLGVVVLLGVWTSFPEFMGQPALASAAGPVREATRKREAAARIGVFPPNQPWLKQIERVMTIERVYRQEGLTIGLLAVKLGLPEHRMRALIIEGLGHRNFNAFLNRYRIDEAKAALDDPDQMDVPVLTIALDAGFQSITPFNRAFKADTGLTPTEFRRSALARRHAGNDESGIDPSI, from the coding sequence GTGCGGATCTGGTGGCCGGGGCGTCGCCGGCTGCTGATCGCCTTCCTCTTGGCGATGACGGCGTTTGTCATGGTCAATGCGGTTTCGGGCCTTGCTGCAATTCCGTTGCGATCCCTGAGTTTCAGCTATGCGTTCAGCCTTGGCGTCGTGGTGCTGCTCGGCGTGTGGACCTCGTTCCCGGAATTCATGGGCCAGCCCGCCCTGGCCAGCGCCGCCGGCCCGGTTCGGGAAGCCACGCGAAAAAGAGAGGCGGCGGCGCGCATCGGTGTCTTCCCGCCAAACCAGCCCTGGCTGAAGCAGATCGAACGCGTGATGACGATAGAGCGTGTCTACCGGCAGGAAGGACTGACGATCGGGCTGCTGGCAGTCAAGCTCGGGCTGCCCGAACATCGTATGCGGGCGTTGATCATTGAGGGGCTGGGGCACCGCAACTTCAATGCGTTCCTCAATCGCTATCGCATCGACGAGGCCAAGGCGGCGCTTGATGATCCCGATCAGATGGACGTGCCGGTGCTGACGATCGCCCTGGATGCCGGATTCCAGTCCATTACGCCATTTAACCGCGCGTTCAAGGCGGACACCGGGCTGACACCGACCGAATTTCGGCGCTCGGCACTCGCCAGACGGCATGCCGGGAACGACGAGTCAGGGATTGATCCATCGATCTGA
- a CDS encoding serine hydrolase domain-containing protein yields MIRISMSSPVAFGAPDTSLGLRSLLVSLNLVMAGLMSSAHAQGMAGAGNNAVAAPGPVFSDTGPDAAAYGAAAGFPVGTRATASQLENLVGTYSHFGEMFPSRQVRRATTPWLFKRAPEPVISYTFGPERRSIADYLSHNPTTGLLIAKDDTILYEHYQYARTDRDRLLSQSMAKTITAMLIGIAVSEGKIKSIDDPVSAYVPGLANAEYGKTSVRDLLHMSSGVAFSEIYDGQDDVARLGRDLFGEPGRDPVASVAQFNTRAVPPGTRWHYASVETEILGLVLRSATGEPVADYLHDRIWDAIGAEADAAWAIDGTGQEIAFCCFNATLRDYARLGRLLAHDGAWEGRQLIPRQWVLDATTVKPADGYLAPGIANPYFGYGYQVWIFPGEQRRFALFGIRGQTILVDPASKLVMVHTAVRRKPSDPASYAEPLALWFGVLGQLGR; encoded by the coding sequence GTGATCAGGATTTCGATGTCGTCCCCGGTAGCGTTCGGAGCCCCGGATACGTCGCTCGGCCTACGTTCTCTCTTGGTGTCGCTCAATCTTGTCATGGCCGGCTTGATGTCATCGGCACACGCGCAAGGCATGGCCGGCGCGGGGAACAACGCTGTGGCTGCGCCAGGACCTGTGTTTTCGGATACTGGCCCCGACGCGGCCGCCTACGGCGCTGCGGCGGGTTTTCCGGTTGGTACCCGGGCGACCGCAAGTCAGCTCGAAAATCTCGTCGGCACCTACAGCCATTTCGGCGAAATGTTTCCCTCGCGCCAGGTCCGGCGCGCGACCACGCCCTGGCTGTTCAAGCGGGCGCCGGAGCCTGTGATCTCCTACACATTCGGGCCGGAACGGCGCTCGATCGCCGACTATCTCAGCCACAACCCGACCACGGGCCTCTTGATCGCGAAAGACGACACCATCCTGTACGAGCACTATCAATATGCACGCACCGATCGCGACCGCCTCCTCTCGCAGTCCATGGCCAAGACGATCACGGCGATGCTGATCGGCATTGCCGTCTCCGAAGGCAAAATAAAATCGATCGACGATCCCGTCTCGGCCTATGTTCCCGGCCTGGCCAACGCGGAATATGGAAAGACGTCTGTCCGGGACCTCCTGCACATGTCGTCAGGCGTTGCCTTCTCGGAAATCTATGATGGGCAGGACGACGTCGCACGGCTCGGGCGCGACCTGTTCGGTGAGCCCGGAAGGGATCCCGTCGCCAGCGTCGCGCAGTTCAACACGCGCGCGGTTCCGCCGGGAACCAGATGGCACTACGCCAGCGTCGAGACCGAGATCCTGGGCCTGGTGTTGCGGTCTGCCACCGGTGAGCCGGTTGCGGACTATCTTCACGACCGGATCTGGGACGCGATCGGCGCCGAGGCCGACGCGGCCTGGGCGATCGATGGCACGGGGCAGGAGATCGCCTTCTGCTGCTTCAACGCGACCTTGCGCGACTACGCGCGACTGGGACGGCTGCTGGCACATGACGGCGCATGGGAAGGGCGCCAATTGATTCCACGGCAGTGGGTGTTGGACGCCACGACAGTGAAGCCGGCGGATGGCTATCTCGCTCCGGGAATAGCCAACCCCTACTTTGGTTACGGTTACCAAGTGTGGATTTTCCCTGGCGAGCAGCGGAGGTTTGCGCTGTTCGGAATCCGGGGTCAGACCATCCTGGTCGATCCAGCCTCCAAGCTCGTCATGGTGCACACCGCCGTTCGCAGGAAACCGTCGGACCCGGCCTCCTATGCCGAGCCGCTTGCATTGTGGTTCGGCGTGCTCGGGCAGCTTGGACGATGA
- a CDS encoding TetR/AcrR family transcriptional regulator, with protein MARSGIPTRERIISAANALFYNDGIRGVSVDAVAAKAGVTKRTLYYHFKSKDDLVAAYLAARDQPNLALFRQWFSETKGGLPAKVEAIFLNLARSARHPKWRGCGFLRTSAELANMPGHPAIKIGAAHKKKFEEWLRATFEAEGTAGPLRLARQVLLLLDGSFAVVLLHRDPSYMETAGEAAHALIEAALPVRGKRRAR; from the coding sequence ATGGCACGATCCGGCATCCCGACGCGTGAGCGCATTATTTCGGCGGCGAACGCGTTGTTCTACAATGACGGTATCAGGGGCGTCAGCGTCGATGCGGTGGCGGCGAAGGCCGGCGTCACCAAGCGCACGCTGTATTATCATTTCAAGAGCAAGGACGATCTCGTCGCGGCGTACCTTGCCGCGCGCGATCAGCCCAATCTCGCGCTGTTCCGGCAATGGTTTTCGGAGACCAAGGGCGGCTTGCCTGCGAAGGTCGAAGCGATCTTTCTCAACCTCGCGCGCTCCGCGCGGCATCCGAAATGGAGGGGATGCGGATTCCTGCGCACCTCGGCCGAACTCGCCAACATGCCCGGCCATCCCGCGATCAAGATCGGGGCCGCGCACAAGAAGAAGTTCGAGGAATGGCTGCGTGCAACCTTCGAGGCGGAGGGCACTGCCGGTCCCTTGCGGCTCGCGCGGCAAGTCCTGCTGCTGCTCGATGGATCGTTCGCGGTCGTGCTGCTGCACCGTGATCCCAGCTATATGGAAACGGCGGGTGAGGCGGCGCATGCGTTGATCGAGGCTGCGCTTCCCGTGCGGGGGAAGCGGCGAGCGCGGTAG
- a CDS encoding glutathione S-transferase family protein — protein MPLKLYELVGTDASRPFSPFCWRTRMALAHKGLSAETIPWCFTEKGAIAPHGSEKVPVLLDGDHAVVDSWTIANYLEDKYPDRPSLFGGEGGRAMARMLNWWGDGVIGGMFPLIIADIPLNLKPEDAAYFRRSREARFGKPLEEIMAGRDKAVEGFRKSLDPLRLTLRTQPFLGGTAANYADYIVFGAFQWARVVSPFKLLMEDDPVYAWRERLFDAFDGMARKSPSYHG, from the coding sequence ATGCCCCTCAAACTCTACGAACTCGTCGGCACCGATGCATCCCGCCCGTTCAGCCCGTTCTGCTGGCGAACGCGGATGGCGCTGGCGCACAAGGGGCTGTCGGCGGAAACGATCCCGTGGTGCTTCACTGAGAAGGGCGCGATCGCGCCGCATGGCTCCGAGAAGGTGCCGGTGCTGCTCGACGGCGATCATGCCGTCGTCGATTCCTGGACGATTGCAAATTATCTCGAAGACAAATATCCGGACCGGCCGTCGCTGTTCGGCGGCGAGGGCGGCCGCGCCATGGCGCGGATGCTGAACTGGTGGGGCGACGGCGTGATCGGCGGCATGTTTCCGCTCATCATCGCCGACATTCCGCTCAACCTGAAGCCGGAGGACGCAGCCTATTTCCGCAGAAGCCGCGAGGCGCGTTTCGGCAAGCCGCTGGAAGAGATCATGGCCGGCCGCGACAAGGCGGTCGAAGGCTTTCGCAAGTCGCTCGATCCGCTGCGGCTGACATTGCGGACGCAGCCCTTCCTCGGCGGCACTGCGGCGAACTATGCGGACTATATCGTGTTCGGCGCGTTCCAGTGGGCGCGGGTGGTCAGTCCGTTCAAGCTGCTGATGGAAGACGATCCGGTCTATGCCTGGCGCGAGCGGCTGTTCGATGCGTTCGATGGCATGGCGCGGAAGTCGCCAAGCTATCACGGCTAA